In Vanrija pseudolonga chromosome 4, complete sequence, a single window of DNA contains:
- the SPBC16H5.12c gene encoding putative protein — protein MTPAPSTANGGSSQHGQQSNNTPSTRVILPGNGSRILCVADIRGDYHELNRLIREHEATAVIHTGDFGFLNADSLERMGDKILRHLLQYSPLIPPATRNQLLGITAGRSALISQLNSSSIHFPLSQFPHLLSGAITFPVPVYTVWGLIEDVRIVEKFRTGEYEVHNLTVIDEVNSPLIETAGLKLRLFGLGGAVALHKMCEGFATIAGGQGTMWTTALQLGELVDTAQRLYDQTETRLLITSAPVSRTGLLSLLALAIKADLTISGGLHFRYPASLNDFAVYGDFDSYRHKLVQARDSFISVYDVVKDRVEGSLNETQRILLKKVLAMVQKIPTNDDNSWTNTWHWVLADALCGHLLLSITDGRVSAETRSNVVTIETDIAGLNFAHRANQAPQAPAAPIAPPVVPLAQPPRSTTADASKSTPASVPTKPVTAAGAPKLPAKASSPAGPAASLAKTSPLPAPVKAEHLPRSQRGSGSAAAPTTVPAASTKPDTKPNSKGRESPVPAKSNKGTPQVASVSLPKEGKRGANGEKGDAEESEVHKTGPATPKRFSLYLKGLPNPTSEAEIRTFFGPESEKITTVKLVYDQTRRQKNFCYVDFANETDLQETLKAHPSGSIRETPITVEMSNPPVRNLNADRGARASRGGRGGRPIRGGSSSSKDAVRQDSAKPTDTPKSDTPKPEAKSSDK, from the exons ATGACTCCAGCTCCCTCcacggccaacggcggcTCTTCTCAGCACGGCCAGCAATCCAACAACACGCCCTCCACCCGTGTCATCCTCCCAGGCAATGGCTCGCGTATCCTTTGCGTGGCCGACATTCGTGGTGACT ACCATGAGCTCAACCGACTGATCCGAGAGCATGAAGCGACGGCCGTCATTCATACGGGCGACTTTGGCTTCCTGAACGCGGACTCGTTGGAGCGGATGGGTGACAA GATCCTGCGTCACCTGTTGCAGTACTCGCCGCTCATCCCTCCAGCGACACGTAACCAGTTGCTTGGGATCACCGCCGGCCGATCAGCTCTCATCAGCCAGCTGAACAGCTCATCGATTCACTTCCCCCTCTCTCAGTTCCCTCACCTTCTCTCGGGCGCGATCACCTTCCCCGTGCCCGTCTACACGGTCTGGGGTCTGATTGAGGATGTCAGAATCGTTGAGAAGTTTAGGACTGGCGAGTACGAGGTCCACAACCTGACTGtcatcgacgaggtcaaCTCTCCTCTTATCGAGACGGCTGGCCTCAAGCTGAGGCTGTTTGGCCTGGGTGGTGCTGTTGCTCTCCACAAGATGT GCGAGGGATTCGCTACCATTGCTGGAGGACAGGGAACCATGTGGACCACGGCATTgcagctgggcgagctggtcgacacTGCCCAGAGG CTGTACGACCAGACCGAGACGAGGCTGCTCATCACGTCCGCTCCGGTCAGCAGGACAGGCCTGCTCTCGCTCTTGGCCTTGGCTATCAAGGCCGACCTGACCATCTCTGGTGGCCTTCACT TCCGCTACCCCGCCTCATTGAACGACTTTGCTGTTTACGGCGACTTTGACTCTTACCGTCACAAGCTTGTCCAGGCCCGTGACAGCTTCATTTCTGTTTACGACGTGGTCAAGGACCGGGTGGAGGGCAGCCTGAA TGAGACGCAGCGTATCCTGCTCAAGAAGGTTCTTGCCATGGTGCAGAAGATTCCCACaaacgacgacaacagctGGACCAACACTTGGCACTGGGTCCTTGC TGACGCGCTCTGCGGCCATCTCCTCCTGTCTATTACAGATGGGCGCGTCTCCGCCGAGACGAGGAGCAACG TTGTAACTATTGAGACTGACATTGCAGGCCTCAACTTTGCTCATCGTGCCAACCAGGCTCCCCAAGCACCAGCTGCTCCCATTGCTCCTCCAGTTGTCCCCCTGGCACAGCCACCTCGTTCGACGACCGCGGATGCCTCCAAGTCTACCCCAGCATCTGTGCCTACCAAGCCTGTTACCGCCGCTGGTGCCCCGAAGCTGCCCGCAAAGGCCTCGTCTCCCGCGGGACCGGCTGCTTCGCTTGCCAAGACGTCGCCTCTGCCGGCGCCAGTCAAGGCTGAGCATCTGCCCCGGTCACAGCGTGGAAGCGGCTCTGCGGCTGCCCCAACAACGGTCCCAGCGGCTTCCACAAAGCCTGATACCAAGCCCAACTCCAAGGGTCGCGAGTCGCCCGTTCCCGCCAAGTCTAACAAGGGCACACCTCAGGTCGCTTCCGTCTCTCTGCCAaaggagggcaagcgcgGTGCCAATGGCGAGAAGGGCGATGCCGAAGAGTCTGAGGTCCACAAGACTGGGCCCGCTACCCCCAAGCGCTTCTCCCTGTACTTGAAGGGACTGCCAAACCCGACCTCGGAGGCCGAGATCCGAACCTTTTTCGGCCCCGAGTCTGAAAAG ATCACGACCGTAAAGCTCGTGTATGACCAGACTCGCCGCCAAAAGAACTTTTGCTATGTCGACTTTGCCAACGAGACCGACCTGCAGGAGACCCTCAAGGCCCACCCATCTGGA TCCATCCGCGAGACGCCTATCACTGTGGAAATGTCCAACCCTCCCGTGCGCAACCTCAATGCGGACCGTGGGGCGCGTGCCTCGCGCGGCGGACGTGGAGGCCGCCCCATTCGTGGAGGTAGCTCATCATCCAAGGATGCCGTGAGGCAGGACAGCGCCAAGCCAACCGACACACCCAAATCTGACACGCCCAAGCCTGAGGCCAAGAGCAGCGACAAGTAG
- the SPBC409.08_1 gene encoding putative MFS-type transporter8 → MIEPVEAEFAQPPIFTNAQEEAMEDQGVELANSLSRMSHARQPTEVDEHTLASAGGEKADKVSGRIIVDFDHSRKEDPRSWGKGRKWFVTLGCAALCLAVALGSAMPTGDLHGTAETLKVSDEVIFLTIALFVLGFGVGPLFFAPLSEIIGRKWVYTISLSLYFLFTLPSALAKNIATMLAGRMIAGLVSSAPMTNVGGSIADIWAVEERGVPMAIFSCTLFMGPCLGPLFGGWIALKTHTWRNIYWVLFGFIGAVSLFTLVMPETFAPIILRRKAARLNKENNTDVYISKHDLDLVPFNERLKTAMYRPFILMVMEPIILFMSFYLSFIYSLLYGLFFAFPIAFEQIRGWNIGMTGVSFVSIILGILIAMCVMPIQEQLYKKHCEKHGKQVPEARLYMMMFGCLFMPISLFIFAFTSYKGISWVGPCAAGVLFGFSMVVIYISANSYIVDSYSNFAASAVAAKTFMRSCIGASVPMWITICYKHLGFQYAGLMLACIGVIIGPIPYFFFFKGGAIRARSTRATKSD, encoded by the exons ATGATCGAGCCAGTAGAAGCAGAATTCGCCCAGCCCCCAATCTTCACCAATGCCCAGGAGGAGGCAATGGAAGACCAGGGCGTGGAGCTCGCCAACTCCCTCTCCCGCATGTCCCACGCTCGCCAGCccaccgaggtcgacgagcacacCCTCGCGAGCGCCGGGGGTGAAaaggccgacaaggtcaGCGGTCGCATCATTGTCGACTTTGACCATTCAAGAAAGGAGGACCCGCGCTCGTGGGGCAAGGGACGCAAGTG GTTTGTCACCCTCGGCTGCGCTGCCCTTtgtctcgccgtcgccctcggaTCAGCAATGCCTACTGGTGACCTCCATGGCACTGCCGAGACCCTCAAGGTCTCCGACGAGGTCATCTTCCTCACCATTGCCCTCTTCGTCCTGGGCTTTGGCGTCGGCCCCCTCTTCTTCGCGCCCCTCTCCGAGATCATCGGCCGCAAGTGGGTTTACACCATTTCGCTCTCGCTGTACTTCCTTTTCACCCtcccctcggccctcgccaagAACATTGCCACCATGCTCGCTGGCCGCATGATCGCCGGTCTCGTCTCCTCCGCACCCATGACCAACGTCGGTGGCTCCATCGCCGATATCTGGGCCGTCGAAGAGCGTGGTGTTCCCATGGCCATCTTCTCGTGCACTCTCTTCATGGGCCCCTGCCTCGGCCCCCTCTTTGGCGGTTGGATCGCGCTCAAGACGCACACTTGGCGCAACATCTACTGGGTTCTCTTCGGATTTATTGGCGCAGTCTCCCTCTTCACCCTCGTCATGCCCGAGACTTTTGCCCCCATCATCCTCCGTCGCAAGGCCGCCCGCCTCAACAAGGAGAACAACACCGACGTCTACATCTCCAAGCACGATCTCGACCTGGTTCCCTTCAACGAGCGCCTCAAGACGGCCATGTACCGTCCCTTCATCCTAATGGTCATGGAGCCCATCATCCTCTTCATGTCCTTTTACCTCTCATTCATCTACTCGCTCCTCTACGGCCTCTTCTTTGCCTTCCCCATCGCCTTTGAGCAGATTCGCGGCTGGAACATTGGCATGACTGGTGTCTCCTTTGTTTCCATCATCCTCGGCATTCTCATCGCCATGTGCGTCATGCCTATTCAGGAGCAACTCTACAAGAAGCACTGCGAGAAGCACGGCAAGCAGGTCCCCGAAGCTCGACTCTACATGATGATGTTTGGCTGCCTCTTCATGCCGATCTCCCTGTTCATCTTCGCCTTCACATCGTACAAAGGCATCAGCTGGGTCGGTCCCTGTGCCGCAGGTGTCCTCTTCGGCTTCTCCATGGTCGTCATCTACATCAGTGCCAACAGCTACATCGTTGACTCGTACTCAAACTttgccgcctcggccgtcgctgccAAGACCTTTATGAGGTCCTGCATTGGTGCCAGTGTTCCCATGTGGATCACTATCTGCTACAAGCACCTCGGTTTCCAGTACGCCGGTCTCATGCTCGCCTGTATTGGTGTCATTATCGGCCCCATCCCCTATTTCTTCTTCTTCAAGGGAGGCGCAATCCGCGCGCGTTCCACCCGTGCCACCAAGAGCGACTAA
- the AN10108_1 gene encoding putative protein, with protein sequence MYIRAVHAELDVPTLVDFVKNNPLGLFTTSIKSDIAATIQTSHIPFVIDEAEGGRPARLRAHMARANPQAKVLIEAAKAQSNGTATLPDEVLVLFNAPVNAYVTPKFYTETKPDTGKVVPTWNYAAVQVYGKIKVYGESNAESAAFLQDQIEELSERQERAAGHEKTWKVSDAPDRYIDLLKKAILGFEITIDRIEGRFKLSQESSDGDWAGVVKGFRALGTERSLAVADMIEERGAKRGVSLE encoded by the coding sequence ATGTACATCCGCGCAgtccacgccgagctcgacgtcccGACGTTGGTCGACTTTGTCAAGAACAACCCGCTTGGGCTGTTCACCACCTCGATCAAGTCGGACATTGCGGCCACGATCCAGACCTCGCACATCCCCTTTgtcatcgacgaggcggagggcggccgcccagcgcgcctCCGTGCTCACATGGCACGTGCCAACCCTCAGGCCAAGGTCCTcatcgaggcggccaaggcgcagTCGAACGGCACCGCGACCCTGCCggacgaggtcctcgtcctcttcaaCGCGCCGGTCAATGCCTACGTCACGCCCAAGTTCTATACCGAGACCAAGCCCGACACTGGCAAGGTCGTACCTACCTGGAACTATGCGGCAGTGCAGGTCTACGGCAAGATCAAGGTTTATGGCGAGTCGAACGCCGAGTCAGCCGCCTTCCTGCAGGACCAGATTGAGGAGCTCAGCGAGCGCcaggagcgcgccgctggACACGAGAAGACTTGGAAGGTTTCCGACGCGCCCGACCGTTACATTGACCTTTTGAAGAAGGCAATTCTCGGCTTCGAGATTACAATCGACCGCATTGAAGGCCGTTTCAAGCTGAGCCAGgagtcgagcgacggcgactgggCTGGCGTGGTCAAGGGCTTCCGCGCATTGGGCACCGAGAGGAGCCTGGCTGTGGCGGACATgatcgaggagcgcggcgcgaaGCGCGGAGTCTCGCTCGAGTAG
- the SPAC29B12.14c_1 gene encoding putative permease, whose product MKPKQILKKFETEHSGGTTAERFLANVDLLPVTDDKKTWDHFSYVSFWVADSFNLNTFTIASSMITAGLSWWQAFICVIIGYTLVGPLLVLNARPGAVHGIVFPAVNRTTFGLFGSFWPVFNRAGMACIWWGVQAWLGGECVYVLIRAIWPSFAHIHNSMPASSETTTAYIVSFIIYWILSIPVTWVPLHKLKWLFMAKAVVGPIVGFALFGWSISRAGGMGPVLSQPSTLHGSDRSWAMLGAISACTSNMFTVGIALLWFPSTDTTFQLVTNAPDFASRAKTPGAAVWPQLIALPLGFTITSFLGIVIASASKPQFGEQIWDVVKIMDTMLDRDGSSKTRAGLVFISAGFIYVQLMLNVAANSISAGCDLTALFPRFINIRRGGYLCMIVGIVMQPWLMYKSSATFGNYLGSYGVLLSCVAGPMVADYWLVRRGHMRLADLYSSRKDGWYYYTYGINWRGYAAYIAGFAINLPGFVNAINPKINVGVAAKRIYTLSWLTGTGVSALVYYLCCVVSPPPGMNRTFEEIDESDYRSYIDDQRVPTPDGYSSDKGSKDINVNVTEV is encoded by the exons ATGAAGCCCAAACAGATCCTCAAGAAGTTCGAGACGGAGCACTCGGGCGGTACCACCGCCGAACGGTTCCTCGCCaacgtcgacctcctccccgTCACTGACGACAAGAAGACATGGGACCACTTCTCCTAT GTGTCCTTCTGGGTCGCCGACTCGTTCAACCTCAACACGTTCACTatcgcgtcgtcgatgatTACCGCCGGCCTGAGCTGGTGGCAGGCATTCAT CTGCGTCATCATCGGCTACACCCTCGTCGGACCCCTGCTCGTGCTCAACGCACGCCCGGGAGCAGTGCACGGCATCGTCTTCCCCGCGGTCAACCGCACAACGTTTGGCCTGTTCGGGTCCTTCTGGCCCGTCTTCAACCGCGCCGGCATGGCGTGTATCTGGTGGGGCGTGCAGGCGTGGCTCGGCGGTGAATG CGTCTACGTCCTTATCCGCGCCATCTGGCCGAGCTTTGCGCACATCCACAACTCGATGCCCGCGAGCAgcgagacgacgacagcctACATCGTCTCGTTTATCATCTACTGGATCCTCAGCATCCCCGTCACCTGGGTCCCCCTGCACAAGCTCAAGTGGCTGTTCATGGCCAAGGCGGTCGTTGGTCCCATTGTCGGCTTTGCTCTCTTTGGCTGGAGCATCTCGCGGGCCGGCGGTATGGGCCCGGTTCTGAGCCAGCCCAGCACGCTCCACGGGTCGGACCGCAGCTGGGCCATGCTCGGTGCCATTTCGGCGTGCACGTCCAACATGTTCACTGTGGGTATTGCGCTGCTTTGGTTCCCCAGTACTGACACTACCTTCCAGCTCGTGACCAACGCGCCTGACTTTGCGTCGCGCGCCAAgacccccggcgccgccgtgtggCCTCAAC TCATCGCCCTGCCCCTCGGCTTCACCATCACTTCGTTCCTCGGTATTGTCATTGCATCAGCCTCCAAGCCCCAGTTTGGCGAGCAGATCTGGGACGTGGTCAAGATCATGGACACGAtgctcgaccgcgacggcTCGTCCAAGACGCGTGCTGGCCTCGTTTTCATCTCGGCGGGCTTCATCTACGTCCAGCTCATGCTCAACGTTGCCGCCAACTCGATCTCGGCTGGGTGTGACCTGACCGCCCTCTTCCCCCGTTTCATCAACATTCGCCGCGGGGGATACCTCTGCATGatcgtcggcatcgtcatGCAGCCCTGGCTCATGTACAAGTCGAGTGCCACATTTGGCAACTACCTCGGCTCGTATGGTGTTCTCTTGTCTTGTGTTGCCGGTCCAATGGTCGCAGACT ACTGGCTCGTTCGTCGTGGACACATGCGCCTTGCCGACCTGTACTCGAGCCGCAAGGACGGCTGGTACTACTACACGTACGGCATCAACTGGCGCGGATACGCCGCCTACATTGCTGGTTTTGCCATCAACCTCCCTGGCTTCGTCAACGCTATTAACCCCAAGATcaacgtcggcgtcgctgccaaGCGGATCTACACTCTGTCGTGGCTCACGGGCACGGGTgtctcggcgctcgtgtACTACCTCTGCTGCGTCGTCTCCCCGCCACCCGGTATGAACCGTACCTTTGAGGAGATCGACGAGAGCGATTACCGCTCGTACATCGACGACCAGCGGGTGCCCACGCCAGATGGCTACTCGTCCGACAAGGGATCCAAGGATATCAATGTGAACGTGACTGAGGTTTAA
- the SPAC1F7.10 gene encoding putative protein, which produces MPITRTAGSGPVRLLIINPNSTVAFTEHIAAELSSDLPRGYEATFYTAPASAPASIESMGDGIVTAAACMEELRPDLAHYHGFVVACFSNHPLTHALREEVSYPVVSILEAPLLMGAQLGAHVGILTTSPRWESLLAHDVATLGLSGKNTAGVVSSGFSVLDLEQKSPTEVGDRLVQIALDEFYTKRKTDVLVLGCAGMVGFVDQLRDKVPAGEMVVLEPVRCAFEMCVALVRSRARTSKGGVYAKPP; this is translated from the exons ATGCCTATCACGCGCACAGCAGGCAGCGGGCCCGTCCGCTTGCTGATTATCAACCCTAACTCGACAGTT GCCTTTACCGAGCACATTGCCGCAGAGCTCTCGTCCGACCTGCCACGAGGCTATGAGGCGACATTCTacaccgcgccggcgagtGCGCCAGCGTCCATCGAGAGCATGGGGGACGGCATCgtgacggccgcggcgtgtATGGAAGAGCTCCGCCCCGACCTGGCACACTACCacggcttcgtcgtcgcgtgcTTCTCCAACCACCCGCTCACGCACGCCCTCCGCGAGGAGGTGTCCTACCCCGTCGTGTCGATCCTCGAGGCGCCGCTCCTCATGggcgcccagctcggcgcgcacgtcggcatcctgaccacctcgccacgGTGGGAGAGCCTTCTCGCGCATGACGTCGCGACGTTGGGCTTGAGCGGGAAGAACACGGCCGGCGTGGTCAGCTCGGGCTTTTCAGTGTTGGATCTCGAGCAAAAGAGCCCCACagaggtcggcgaccgccTGGTCCAGatcgccctcgacgagttTTACACCAAACGCAAGACCGACGTCTTGGTGCTGGGCTGCGCGGGCATGGTCGGGTTCGTGGACCAGCTTAGGGACAAGGTCCCTGCCGGGGAGAtggtcgtcctcgagcctGTGCGGTGTGCGTTTGAAATGTGCGTCGCTCTCGTGAGGAGTCGAGCGAGGACATCCAAGGGCGGTGTCTATGCCAAGCCTCCATAG
- the SPBC9B6.11c gene encoding putative RNA exonucleasec, protein MPAPITLTPEQLAKQAERKAAKLAKKAAQAASGETNAQQQAELERRRILKRDWQSVGSSTHANKATIVTWNMLAQTLIRRQLFPGSDALKWGDRKPMLEAELERFRSVDVICLQECDKLQELSAAVPDHEAIEARGVGKAHGCVVLYKRSRFDAAAQLVISLDDEDLSPEAASESARRGISRQTKNIALAVALGEKEDPGKGVIVVTTHLFWHPRFQYERARQTIVLLRAVRRLQKEKGLEGWPVVLAGGESQRTDRPPSNADPSPSDLNSQPAETAYQFLAAPQLPLDPVIAKTLEESRIVHTSAAKALSSASEPPSESASGTATPAAGKDDDEEAAAKDENSIANTRAPEADDGIRSLDDLLAMLREVLPEPARSAYETSTWTGEKYGARLPEGITTTAGRNEPMYTCYSPLFKLTLDYLFVLPPLSGSSWAEVTQLLGTPKAEELGNGVPMKGIIAADHLPVGCEVAWA, encoded by the exons ATGCCAGCTCCCATCACCCTCACCCCagagcagctcgccaagcaggccgagcgcaaggctgccAAGCTCGCAAAGAAggccgcgcaggcggcgtcgggcgagaccaacgcgcagcagcaggccgagctcgagcgccggcggATCCTCAAGCGCGACTGGCAGTCTGTCGGCTCCAGCACGCACGCCAACAAGGCAACAATCGTCACATGGAAC ATGCTCGCGCAGACCCTCATCCGCAGGCAGCTGTTCCCGGGCTCGGACGCACTCAAGTGGGGCGACCGCAAGCCgatgctcgaggccgagctcgagcgcttCCGCAGCGTGGACGTCATCTGCCTGCAGGAGTGCGACAAGCTGCAGGAGCTGTCTGCTGCCGTGCCAGACCACGAGGCgatcgaggcgcgcggcgtcggcaaggcgCACGGCTGCGTCGTGCTGTACAAGCGCAGCCGGTTcgatgcggcggcgcagctcgtcatctcgctcgacgacgaggacctgagccccgaggccgcgtccgagtcggcacgccgcggcaTCTCGCGGCAGACCAAGAACATTGCGCTGGccgtcgcgcttggcgagaaggaggaccCGGGCAAGGGTGTGATCGTCGTCACGACACACCTGTTCTGGCACCCACGGTTCCAGTACGAGCGTGCGCGTCAGACGATCGtcctgctgcgcgcggtgcggAGGCTGCAGAAGGAGAAGGGCTTGGAGGGCTGGCCCGTGGTTCTCGCTGGTGGTGAGTCGCAGAGGACAGATAGGCCACCGAGCAACGCTGACCCCTCCCCCTCAGACCTCAACTCGCAGCCAGCAGAGACGGCATACCAGTTCCTCGCGGCGCCCCAGCTGCCCCTCGACCCGGTGATCgccaagacgctcgaggagtCGCGCATCGTGCACACgtcggccgccaaggcgctctcgtcggcctcggagccGCCATCagagagcgcgagcggcacggcgacccccgccgcagggaaggacgacgacgaggaggcggccgccaaggacgagaacTCAATCGCCaacacgcgcgcgcccgaggccgacgacggtaTCCGctccctcgacgacctgttGGCCATGCTGCGTGAGGTGCTCCCCGAGCctgcgcgcagcgcgtacGAGACGTCCACGTGGACGGGGGAGAagtacggcgcgcgcctgcccGAGGGCATCACGACGACCGCAGGCCGCAACGAGCCAATGTACACGTGCTACTCGCCCCTGTTCAAGCTCACCCTCGACTACCTCTTCGTCCTGCCACCGCTCAGCGGGTCGTCCTGGGCCGAGGTTACCCAGCTCCTGGGGACGCCaaaggccgaggagcttggcaATGGCGTGCCGATGAAGGGCATCATCGCTGCCGACCATCTGCCAGTTGGGTGCGAAGTGGCTTGGGCGTAA